A part of bacterium genomic DNA contains:
- a CDS encoding four helix bundle suffix domain-containing protein — protein MVPANDSGQLIPAHGGYRNLQSYQMAEIVFDATTVFCKRFVDSRSRTTDQMVQAARSGKQNIAEGSMASGTSRKIELKLVGIARASLEELLIDYQDFLRQKALPLWTKDNPQAKKIRGLVYEKNRSYMTYKTYIESSPPEVAANTAICLIHQTNYLLDQQLRALEKEFLEEGGFTERLYRIRSQKRQENK, from the coding sequence ATGGTTCCTGCAAATGATTCAGGACAACTTATTCCTGCTCACGGTGGTTACCGAAACTTGCAGAGCTACCAGATGGCGGAGATAGTGTTCGATGCCACGACGGTATTCTGCAAACGATTTGTTGATAGTCGTTCACGCACTACTGACCAGATGGTGCAGGCGGCACGCTCTGGCAAACAGAACATTGCTGAAGGCAGTATGGCTTCTGGTACCTCCAGGAAAATCGAACTTAAACTTGTCGGCATTGCACGGGCAAGCCTTGAGGAATTGCTGATCGACTATCAGGACTTTCTGCGACAAAAGGCCTTACCACTCTGGACTAAGGATAACCCGCAGGCGAAAAAGATTAGAGGACTGGTCTATGAAAAAAATAGGTCCTATATGACCTATAAGACCTATATCGAATCTTCTCCTCCTGAGGTTGCGGCAAACACAGCAATTTGCCTGATTCACCAGACAAACTACCTGCTCGACCAACAATTAAGAGCGTTAGAAAAAGAATTCTTGGAAGAAGGCGGGTTCACAGAAAGGCTTTACCGCATACGTTCACAAAAACGCCAGGAGAATAAATGA
- the pbpC gene encoding penicillin-binding protein 1C → MKKIGLISLICLICPILFFFFFPLPSKLNCSYSKIVRASDGKVLRVFLSTDEKYRIFLPKSAISPLFIQTTITYEDKFFYRHPGINPVSFFRAFYKNIKAKRITQGGSTITMQLARILEPKPRTIKNKLIEIFRAFQLELHFSKDKILELYLNLAPYGGNIEGIGAASISYYGRLPDNLTPAEVAFLVSLPQRPHKSSPQKVLKIMLSKKLISKREYDLARVSSFPFKKIPFPFEAPHACDFLVSRFPQLNDIHSTIDTNIQKKVENILSSYKKRIEEMGVSNASVVVMENKTRKIRALIGSLDYFDKENGGQVRGFYAFRSPGSALKPFLYIMAIEDGLINPETLMEDAPYRFENYEPENFSGQFLGLVRAEDSLSLSLNLPFILMLKRYGYQRFVQRISEGGLVGPLSPSCYGLPIITGGMDIRLIDLTNLYLTLSRGGFYNEWRLLEDTPTKKERLLFKPSAVLLGLNALSKRDRPDAPNLSLYTIPKKKVYWKTGTSYGRRDGWSLGFDCDYTVGVWVGNFSGEGSDKLIGALIASPIMFDIIRAIGDEKDKKFFWEEPAKTDLETAYVCKFSGYKPSPYCFEKKEVSVLKNNHPYVECPFHKKFIIEKKTGFRASPFKEYKPGELTEKIFLVYPASVQKVLKGNKEPQFPPECRVVEKSNLNVISPVDGEIYFIPKGVRDASFIPLQAFTSCGDIQWFINDKYRGKTKSGEVFQIEPIWGRMKIVAYDDKGENRIIKINVEAEP, encoded by the coding sequence ATGAAAAAAATAGGTCTTATAAGTCTTATATGTCTTATATGTCCTATTCTCTTTTTTTTCTTCTTCCCTCTTCCATCAAAGCTTAATTGCTCATACTCAAAGATTGTCAGGGCTTCTGATGGAAAGGTCTTGCGTGTGTTCCTTTCTACGGATGAAAAATATCGAATATTTCTGCCAAAATCTGCTATTTCCCCACTTTTTATCCAAACAACCATTACTTATGAAGATAAGTTTTTTTACAGACACCCTGGCATAAACCCTGTTTCTTTCTTTAGGGCATTTTATAAAAATATAAAGGCAAAGAGGATTACTCAAGGTGGCTCAACAATAACTATGCAACTGGCAAGAATCCTTGAACCAAAACCACGCACTATAAAAAATAAACTTATTGAGATATTCAGGGCATTTCAACTCGAACTACATTTCTCCAAAGATAAAATACTCGAACTTTACCTCAATCTTGCACCTTATGGAGGCAATATCGAAGGCATTGGTGCGGCAAGTATATCTTACTATGGAAGGCTACCTGATAATCTCACGCCCGCAGAAGTAGCCTTTCTTGTCTCCCTACCTCAACGTCCTCATAAATCATCTCCCCAAAAGGTGTTAAAGATTATGTTAAGTAAAAAACTTATTAGCAAAAGGGAGTATGATTTAGCCAGGGTGTCCTCCTTCCCTTTTAAAAAAATACCATTTCCATTCGAAGCACCACATGCCTGTGATTTTTTGGTAAGTAGATTCCCACAACTTAATGATATTCATTCTACAATTGATACCAATATCCAGAAAAAGGTTGAAAATATCCTGTCTTCTTATAAGAAAAGAATAGAAGAAATGGGTGTATCAAATGCAAGTGTGGTGGTGATGGAGAATAAGACAAGGAAGATTAGGGCACTTATTGGCTCTCTTGACTATTTTGATAAAGAAAATGGCGGGCAGGTCAGAGGATTTTATGCCTTTCGTTCACCTGGTTCAGCACTTAAGCCATTCCTTTATATTATGGCAATTGAAGATGGACTTATCAACCCCGAAACTCTTATGGAGGATGCACCCTATAGATTTGAAAATTACGAACCCGAAAATTTCTCCGGGCAATTTCTTGGTTTAGTCAGGGCAGAAGATAGCCTTTCCCTTTCTCTAAACCTTCCTTTTATCCTAATGTTAAAACGATATGGCTATCAAAGGTTTGTCCAGAGAATTTCTGAAGGTGGTCTTGTTGGGCCATTATCACCATCCTGTTATGGACTTCCTATCATTACAGGTGGGATGGATATTCGTCTCATTGACCTAACAAATCTATACCTTACCTTATCAAGGGGTGGCTTCTATAATGAATGGCGGCTCTTAGAGGATACTCCAACAAAAAAAGAAAGACTCCTTTTTAAACCTTCCGCAGTTCTATTAGGATTAAATGCCCTCTCAAAGAGGGATAGGCCAGATGCTCCAAATCTTTCTTTATACACCATCCCAAAGAAAAAGGTTTATTGGAAAACAGGAACATCTTATGGAAGAAGGGATGGCTGGAGTCTTGGTTTTGACTGTGATTACACGGTTGGTGTGTGGGTTGGAAATTTTAGTGGAGAGGGCTCGGATAAGCTAATTGGTGCCTTAATTGCCTCCCCCATTATGTTTGATATAATAAGGGCAATAGGTGATGAAAAAGATAAAAAATTCTTCTGGGAAGAACCAGCAAAAACTGATTTAGAAACGGCTTATGTATGTAAGTTTTCTGGATATAAACCTTCTCCATATTGTTTTGAAAAAAAAGAGGTTTCTGTTCTCAAAAATAACCATCCTTATGTTGAATGCCCATTCCATAAAAAATTTATCATTGAGAAAAAAACCGGTTTCAGGGCATCACCATTTAAAGAATATAAACCAGGCGAACTCACAGAAAAGATTTTCCTTGTTTATCCAGCCTCCGTCCAAAAAGTCTTAAAAGGGAATAAAGAACCACAATTCCCACCAGAATGTAGGGTAGTTGAAAAAAGCAATCTTAATGTTATCAGTCCGGTGGATGGTGAAATATATTTTATTCCCAAAGGGGTTAGAGATGCAAGTTTTATACCACTTCAAGCATTTACTTCCTGTGGAGATATTCAGTGGTTTATAAATGACAAATACAGAGGAAAGACAAAATCCGGCGAGGTTTTTCAAATAGAACCAATTTGGGGAAGAATGAAGATTGTAGCTTATGACGATAAGGGAGAAAATCGGATAATCAAGATAAATGTTGAAGCAGAACCTTAA
- a CDS encoding DHHA1 domain-containing protein, which translates to MEIIVTHTNTDFDALASLILAAKLYPDAQLVLPGSCEQNVRNFLAEYPHSFNLKKSKHIKLETVTKLILVDTRQSSRIGKFETLADGQIPIYIYDHHPVQEGDIKGELMEIKELGATVSIILEKIKEQNITISPIEATIAALGIYEDTGSLTFSTTTTADISAIEYLISCGANLPVIARLLEKELTVDQLFILNDLISSQKVYQIDQTNIVIAKVVIDKYVGDLAVLAHKIMNMESLEVLFCIIGMAGRVQLIARSHTNKVDVAEILSLIGGGGHKTAASATIRELSLEAVEQKLLEILHLKLIPTKETTPPPIQLYPHNIKHLMGKNLPQPIQDILKLLGEIGDGLKMNVYVVGGIVRDLLLGKPTFDLDIVVEGNGIEFARELSQRIAGSYKSHERFKTATVVFPDGLKIDIATARKEVYDHPAALPRVTTGGIYDDILRRDFTINALAIQLNPTYFGNLIDFVGGEKDLKEGLIEILHDKSFIDDPTRIFRAIRFTSRGNFKLSDNTKNLIIKSATKDLFLQLAKQRLRNELILILNDDNPDSAFLQLQELNILKYIHPLLQIGENQSLLFKKITHTLFYLELIIEHKPIDKWLIYLLGLIDGLSKEEASEFMHHLKFTKLQQKTVITDKEESQLLIDYLKRYRDPSPAAIYNRLTGIPLEVLVFIMAKVDAFENKEIASCIKKQIVFFLTELSKVKLSISGDDLKKLGIEPGPVYKEIFDKVLSAKLNGKLKTKEDELEHAKCHVEQITHGI; encoded by the coding sequence ATGGAAATTATAGTTACCCATACCAATACAGACTTTGATGCCTTAGCCAGCTTGATATTAGCCGCTAAACTTTATCCAGACGCTCAACTTGTCCTACCTGGCTCTTGTGAACAGAATGTCCGGAATTTCTTAGCTGAGTATCCTCATAGCTTTAATCTTAAGAAATCTAAACATATTAAATTGGAAACAGTCACAAAACTTATTTTAGTTGATACCCGTCAATCTTCCCGCATTGGGAAATTTGAAACCCTCGCTGATGGCCAGATACCAATTTATATCTATGACCATCATCCTGTACAAGAAGGAGATATTAAAGGTGAACTGATGGAGATAAAAGAACTTGGCGCCACCGTATCAATTATTTTAGAGAAGATTAAAGAACAAAATATTACCATTAGTCCAATTGAGGCAACAATTGCCGCTTTAGGGATTTATGAAGATACAGGTTCTCTCACCTTCTCTACGACTACCACCGCAGATATTTCTGCCATAGAATATCTTATTTCTTGTGGTGCAAATTTACCCGTAATTGCCAGGTTACTTGAAAAGGAACTTACCGTGGACCAGCTTTTTATCCTTAATGACCTCATCTCCTCACAAAAGGTATATCAAATTGACCAGACAAATATAGTTATCGCCAAAGTTGTTATAGATAAATATGTTGGAGACTTAGCCGTGCTTGCCCATAAGATAATGAATATGGAATCCTTAGAGGTATTATTTTGCATTATTGGTATGGCGGGAAGGGTTCAGTTAATTGCCAGAAGTCACACAAACAAAGTAGATGTAGCTGAAATTCTCTCATTAATCGGTGGTGGAGGACATAAAACTGCCGCCTCCGCTACGATTAGAGAATTAAGTTTAGAGGCAGTTGAACAAAAACTATTGGAAATATTACACCTAAAATTAATTCCAACAAAAGAAACAACTCCTCCTCCAATCCAACTTTATCCGCATAATATTAAACATTTAATGGGAAAAAACCTCCCACAACCAATCCAGGACATATTAAAATTACTTGGGGAAATAGGTGATGGACTTAAAATGAATGTGTATGTTGTGGGCGGAATTGTCCGAGACCTTTTATTAGGTAAGCCAACATTTGACCTTGACATTGTCGTTGAAGGGAATGGGATTGAATTTGCCAGAGAGTTAAGTCAAAGGATTGCAGGAAGTTATAAAAGCCATGAAAGATTTAAAACCGCTACGGTGGTATTCCCGGATGGGCTCAAAATAGATATTGCTACTGCTCGAAAAGAGGTTTATGACCACCCGGCGGCATTACCGAGAGTAACTACAGGAGGAATTTATGATGACATTTTAAGACGAGATTTTACGATAAATGCCCTCGCCATTCAGCTTAACCCCACATATTTTGGGAATTTAATAGATTTTGTTGGTGGAGAAAAAGACCTGAAAGAAGGATTAATTGAAATCCTTCATGATAAAAGTTTTATTGATGACCCAACCAGAATCTTCCGCGCTATAAGATTTACCTCGCGAGGGAATTTCAAACTATCCGACAACACAAAAAACTTAATTATTAAATCAGCGACCAAAGACCTGTTTTTACAGCTGGCAAAACAACGGCTCCGCAATGAACTTATCCTTATTCTAAATGATGATAATCCAGATTCCGCTTTTCTCCAATTGCAAGAACTAAATATTCTTAAGTATATCCATCCCTTACTACAAATTGGGGAAAACCAATCATTACTTTTTAAAAAAATTACCCATACCTTATTCTATCTTGAACTTATCATTGAACATAAACCTATAGATAAATGGTTAATTTATCTATTAGGTTTGATTGATGGATTAAGTAAAGAAGAGGCATCAGAATTTATGCACCACCTTAAATTTACTAAACTGCAACAAAAAACAGTTATTACAGATAAAGAGGAATCTCAACTTTTAATAGATTACCTGAAAAGATATAGAGACCCCTCCCCTGCTGCGATTTATAATCGGCTAACAGGAATTCCTTTAGAGGTTCTTGTATTTATTATGGCTAAGGTAGATGCGTTTGAAAACAAAGAAATAGCCTCTTGTATAAAAAAGCAGATAGTTTTTTTCTTGACGGAATTAAGCAAGGTAAAACTCAGCATAAGCGGGGATGACCTTAAAAAATTAGGAATTGAACCAGGCCCTGTTTATAAAGAAATATTTGATAAGGTGTTATCGGCTAAATTAAATGGGAAACTGAAGACTAAAGAGGATGAGTTGGAACATGCTAAGTGTCATGTTGAACAAATAACGCACGGAATTTGA